DNA sequence from the Corynebacterium yudongzhengii genome:
GCCGGGGCGCTGCAGTGAGGAAAGCCGGTGGCTGGTGGATTCGAAGCTGGCGGAGAAGTGGTAGGCGATCTTTTCGACGTCATAACGCGTCTCCTCCGCCCGCTGCAGAAACTCGGTATACGGCAGGGTCACCGCCGCGGCGAAGTACTGCGCCAGCCCTAAACGGGCGATCTCGCGGGATTCCTCCGTGGGCAGTTCGGCGGCGAGTTCGCCTAAGTGCTCGTCGTGGACGATGAGCGCGTACTGCAGGGCCATCTGGAAGCACAGCTGCGTGTGCCGCAGCCCGGTGCGCAGGGTCAGCGCCCGGGTGGCGCGATCGAAGTGCCGGGCCGGGCCGGTGACGTCGCCGCGGAAGTTGACGGTCACCCCGGCGTCGCGCTCCAAGCGGTCGGCGAGCCGGCCGACGCGCAGCTGCATCGAGCCGAGATCGGCCGCGAGCTGCTCGCCGGCGGTGTCGAGCGAGTGGATGTAGTTGCGGGTCTCGTAGAAGTAATCGCGCACCAGGGCGTAGGCGCCCGGGTCCTGATTCGGGGTGTGTAGCTGGTCGGTGAGTTCCTCGGCGATATGCGGGTAGCGCGCGGCGAGGTCGCTGAGCTGCTCGGCCGGGACGCGGGGGAGCGCCTCGTGCAGGGCGGCGACGGTGCGGGCGTCGGCGTCTTCGGAGAAGAACGTGGGATCGACGTCGAAGCTGCGCGCCAGGTTCATCAGCACGGTCACGGTCAGCGGGCGTTGGTCGTTTTCGAGTTGGTTGAGGTAGCTCGTCGAGATATCTAGCCGACGCGCCATCTCCGTCTGCGTCAGTTCCGCGCCCCGCCGAAGTGTGCGAATCCGTCCCCCCGCGAAGAGTTTCGCCATGGTCTCAACATCTCCTGATTCCGTACTGAACTGCAGTTTCCACAGTTTTCACAAATTTACCAGTGTGACGCCACATAATTTAACACCTTTTGCAGTGACCTGCGGCACATTTTCGTGATTAGGCTGGCCGGCAGACAACGCGCGTCGCCAAGCACGAAGAAGGAGCCGCACCACAGTGATCGACCACACCGTCCGCACCCACCGCTCGGCCGAGGACTTCCCTTACGAAGAACACCTCGCCTACAAGATCGCCCGCGTCGCCGCCGACCCCGTCGCCGTACCCGCCGAGACGACCGAGATGATCATCAACCGCATCATCGACAACGCCTCCGTCGCCGCCGCCTCGCTGACGCGGCGCCCGGTGACGGTGGCCCGTCGACAAGCGCAAGCCCACCCCGTGGAAGGCAAGGGCGCGACCGTATTCGGCACCCACGGCCTCTTCTCCGCCGAATGGGCGGCCTGGGCCAACGGCACCGCCGTGCGCGAGCTCGACTTCCACGACACCTTCCTCGCCGAGGAGTACTCGCACCCCGGCGACAACATCCCCGCCATCCTCGCCGCCGCCCAGACCAGCGGCGCCACCGGCGCCGACCTCGTGCGCGGCATCGCCACCGGCTACGAAATCCAGGTCGACCTCGTACGCGGCATGAGCCTGCACAAGCACAAGATCGACCACGTCGCCCACCTCGGGCCCTCGGCCGCCGCGGGTATCGGCACGCTGCTGCACCTCGACGTGGACACCATCTACCAGGCCATTGGCCAGGCGCTGCACACCACCACCGCCACCCGCCAGTCGCGCAAGGGCGCGATCTCCTCCTGGAAGGCTTTCGCCCCCGCGTTCGCCGGCAAGATGGCCATCGAAGCCATCGACCGCACCATGCGCGGCGAAGGCGCCCCGGCGCCGATCTGGGAGGGCGAGGACGGCGTGATCGCCTGGCTTCTCGACGGCCCCGACGCCTCCTACACCATCCCCCTGCCGGCCGAAGGCGAGCCGAAGCACGCCATCCTGGACACCTTCACCAAGGAGCACTCCGCCGAATACCAGGCCCAGGCCATCATCGACTTAGCCCGCCGCATGCGCGAGCAGATCGACGACTTCTCGCAGATCGACTCCATCGTCTTGCACACCTCGCACCACACCCACTACGTCATCGGCACCGGCGCGAACGACCCGCAGAAGATGGACCCCCACGCCTCGCGCGAGACGCTCGATCACTCGATCATGTATATCTTCGCCGTCGCCCTCGAAGACGGCACCTGGCACCACGAGCGCTCCTATGCCCCGGAGCGCGCCAACCGCCCGGAGACCGTCGAGCTGTGGCACAAGATCTCCACCGTCGAGGACCCGGCGTGGACGAAGCGCTACCTGTCCACCGACCCGGACGAGAAGGCCTTCGGCGGCCGCGCCGTGATCACGCTCAAGGACGGCACCGAGATCGTCGACGAGATCGCGCTCGCCGACGCCCACCCCGGCGGCGCCCGCCCGTTCGCGCGCGAGCAGTACATCGCGAAGTTCCGCGAGCTCGCCGAAGGCATCATCGATGACGCCGAACAGGACCGCTTCTTGGAGGCGGCGCAGAACGTCGAGAACCTCACCAACCTGACGGAGCTCAACTTCACCGTCAGCGAGGACGTACTCCACCGTGCACCCGAAACCCCGGAGGGACTGCTGTAAATGGCCGGACTGTTCAATTCCACGAAAACCCCCGCGGAGATCCGCCGCGAATTCCGCCAGGCGCTGAACTCCGGGACGATCCAGAAGCTGCCGGGCGCGTTCAACCCGCTGACCGCGAAGCTCATCGAAGACATCGGCTCGTTCGAGGGCGTCTACATCTCCGGCGCCGTGGTGGCCAACGAGCTTGGCCTGCCGGATATCGGCTTGACGACGCTCACCGAGGTCACGAATCGCTCTCGCCAGATCACTCGCGCGACCAGCCTCCCGGTGCTGGTCGACGCCGACACCGGATTCGGCGAACCCATGAGCGCGGCGCGCACCGTCAGCGAATTCGAAGACGCGGGCTTGGCCGGCTGCCACTTCGAAGACCAGGTCAACCCGAAGCGCTGCGGGCACCTCGACGGCAAGGAGGTCGTGCCGACCGAACTGATGGTCCGGCGCATCACCGCCGCCGCCAACGAGCGCCGCGATGAGAACTTCATCATCTGTGCCCGCACCGATGCCGCCGGCGTCGAGTCGCTGGACTCGGCGATCGAGCGCGCCAAGGCCTATGCCGACGCCGGCGCCGACCTCATCTTCACCGAGGCGCTGTACTCGCCGGCGGACTTCGAGAAGTTCCGCGCAGCAGTGGACACGCCGCTTCTGGCGAACATGACCGAGTTCGGCAAGACCGAGCTCATGAGCGCCAGCCAGCTGCAGGACCTCGGCTACAACGCCGTGATCTACCCGGTGACCACGCTGCGCATCGCCATGGGCGCCGTGGAAGAGGCGCTGCGCGACATCGGCGAGACCGGCACCCAGACCGGGTGGCTGGATCGCATGCAGCACCGCTCGCGGCTCTACGAACTGGTCCGCTACGCCGACTACAACGCCTTCGACCAGGACGTGTTCACCTACTCCGCGGACACCTACCAACCCACCTTCGACACCGACAAGTAAAGGACGGAACAACTGCCATGACTGCACCCGAGATCAAGAAGGGCCTCGCCGGCGTCTACGCCGACTACACCGCCATCTCCAAGGTCAACCCGGAGACCAACTCGCTGCTCTACCGCGGCTACCCGGTCCACGAGCTCGCCGAGAACTGCACCTTCGAGGAGGTCGCCTACCTGCTGTGGAACGGTGAGCTTCCCAACGACGAGCAGCTCGCCCAGTTCAAGAAGGAATGCCACAGCGGCCGCGAGCTCGACCAGGCGACCATCGACGTCGTCGAGTCCATGCCGAAGGACTGCCACCCGATGGACGTGCTGCGCGGGGCGATCTCCTTCCTCGGCACCTACGACGAGGAGCACTTCACCCCCAGCACCGAGCACATCCAGAAGATCGCCCGCCGCCTGCTGTCGAAGATCCCGACGATCGTCGCCCTCGACATCCGCCGCCGCCGCGGCGAGGGCTACGTCGCCCCGCGCACCGATTTGGGCTTCACCGAGAACTTCCTCTGGATGGTCTTCGGCGACGGGCCTGACTCCCCGCTGAACAAGCCGGGCGACGTCGAGTGCTTCGAGAAGTCCATGATCCTCTACGCCGAGCACTCGTTCAACGCCTCGACGTTCACCGCCCGCGTGATCACCTCGACGCTCTCGGACGCGTGGTCCGCGATCGTCGGCGCCATCGGCGCGCTGAAGGGCCCGCTGCACGGCGGCGCCAACGAGGCCGTCATGCACAACATGATCGAGGTTGGCGACCCCTCCCGCGCCGCCCAGTGGTGCAAGGACAAGCTCGCCAACAAGGAGCTGGTCATGGGCTTTGGGCACCGCGTCTACAAGAAGGGTGACTCCCGCGTGCCGACGATGGAAGCCGCCTTCCGCAAGCTCGCCAGCGAGCACGAGGGCACCGAGAAGTGGGTCGAGATGTACGACATCATGGCCGAGACCATGTACGAGAACACCTCGATCAACATCCGCCCGAACCTGGACTTCCCGTCCGGGCCCTCGTACTACATCATGGGCTTCGACATCCCGTTCTTCACCCCGCTGTTCGTGATGTCCCGAATCACCGGCTGGACTGCGCATATCATCGAGCAGTTCGAGAATAATTCTCTGATTCGTCCGCTTTCTGCCTACAACGGTCCCGACGAGCGCCACGTGGAGAAATAGACTGGTTATAAGCGCCGTATCATAGAAGGGATTCACCGTGGCTAATGCCAACCTGCCATCATTCGAGAAGGTGCTCGTCGCGAACCGTGGCGAGATCGCTGTCCGTGCTTTCCGCGCGGCTTTCGAGACGGGGGCGAAAACCGTCGCCGTCTACCCGCGCGAGGACCGCAACTCCTTCCACCGCCCGTTTGCCGACGAGGCCGTGCGCATCGGGCAGGAAGGCCAGCCGGTCAAGGCGTACCTGGACATCGACGAGATGGTCCGGGCCGCTGAGAAGACCGGCGCCGACGCCATCTACCCGGGCTACGGGTTCTTGTCCGAACGTGCCGAGCTCGCGCGCGCCTGCCGCGACAACGGCATCACGTTCGTCGGACCCACCCCGGAGACCTTGGATCTGACGGGCGATAAGTCGGCCGCGGTCAACGCCGCGTCCGAGGCCGGCCTGCCGGTGCTCAAGGACTCCAAGACCTCCGAGGACCCGGACGAGCTCGCCGAAATGGCCAAGGACTTCACCTTCCCGGTGTTCGTCAAGGCCGTGGCGGGTGGCGGCGGCCGCGGTATGCGGTTCATCGAGAAGCCGGAGGACGTACGCGAGCTCGCCGCGGAGGCCTCGCGCGAGGCGGCGGCCGCGTTTGGCGACGGCCACGTCTACCTCGAAACCGCCGTCATCAACCCGCAGCACATCGAGGTACAGATCCTCGCCGATTCCCACGGCAACGTCATCCACCTCTACGAACGTGACTGCTCGCTGCAGCGCCGGCACCAGAAGGTCGTCGAGATCGCCCCGGCGCAGCACATCACCGATGATCTGCGCGAGCGCATCTGCGCCGACGCCGTGCACTTCTGCGAGCACATCAACTACCAGGGCGCCGGCACGGTCGAGTTCTTGGTCGACGAGCAGGGCAACCACGTCTTCATCGAGATGAACCCGCGCGTGCAGGTCGAG
Encoded proteins:
- the prpD gene encoding 2-methylcitrate dehydratase PrpD; the encoded protein is MIDHTVRTHRSAEDFPYEEHLAYKIARVAADPVAVPAETTEMIINRIIDNASVAAASLTRRPVTVARRQAQAHPVEGKGATVFGTHGLFSAEWAAWANGTAVRELDFHDTFLAEEYSHPGDNIPAILAAAQTSGATGADLVRGIATGYEIQVDLVRGMSLHKHKIDHVAHLGPSAAAGIGTLLHLDVDTIYQAIGQALHTTTATRQSRKGAISSWKAFAPAFAGKMAIEAIDRTMRGEGAPAPIWEGEDGVIAWLLDGPDASYTIPLPAEGEPKHAILDTFTKEHSAEYQAQAIIDLARRMREQIDDFSQIDSIVLHTSHHTHYVIGTGANDPQKMDPHASRETLDHSIMYIFAVALEDGTWHHERSYAPERANRPETVELWHKISTVEDPAWTKRYLSTDPDEKAFGGRAVITLKDGTEIVDEIALADAHPGGARPFAREQYIAKFRELAEGIIDDAEQDRFLEAAQNVENLTNLTELNFTVSEDVLHRAPETPEGLL
- a CDS encoding short-chain fatty acyl-CoA regulator family protein, with translation MAKLFAGGRIRTLRRGAELTQTEMARRLDISTSYLNQLENDQRPLTVTVLMNLARSFDVDPTFFSEDADARTVAALHEALPRVPAEQLSDLAARYPHIAEELTDQLHTPNQDPGAYALVRDYFYETRNYIHSLDTAGEQLAADLGSMQLRVGRLADRLERDAGVTVNFRGDVTGPARHFDRATRALTLRTGLRHTQLCFQMALQYALIVHDEHLGELAAELPTEESREIARLGLAQYFAAAVTLPYTEFLQRAEETRYDVEKIAYHFSASFESTSHRLSSLQRPGARGVPFFFVRTDRAGNISKRQSATGFHFSRSSATCPLWVIHRAFETPARVTRQVASMPDGRSYLWVARYVAAPARGFGKPRKEFAVALGCDLDQAHRLVYSDGLELTAEAATPIGPGCTACPRRHCPQRAFPEAGKTVVVDLETGSEERYLTRD
- a CDS encoding bifunctional 2-methylcitrate synthase/citrate synthase; protein product: MTAPEIKKGLAGVYADYTAISKVNPETNSLLYRGYPVHELAENCTFEEVAYLLWNGELPNDEQLAQFKKECHSGRELDQATIDVVESMPKDCHPMDVLRGAISFLGTYDEEHFTPSTEHIQKIARRLLSKIPTIVALDIRRRRGEGYVAPRTDLGFTENFLWMVFGDGPDSPLNKPGDVECFEKSMILYAEHSFNASTFTARVITSTLSDAWSAIVGAIGALKGPLHGGANEAVMHNMIEVGDPSRAAQWCKDKLANKELVMGFGHRVYKKGDSRVPTMEAAFRKLASEHEGTEKWVEMYDIMAETMYENTSINIRPNLDFPSGPSYYIMGFDIPFFTPLFVMSRITGWTAHIIEQFENNSLIRPLSAYNGPDERHVEK
- the prpB gene encoding methylisocitrate lyase, which encodes MAGLFNSTKTPAEIRREFRQALNSGTIQKLPGAFNPLTAKLIEDIGSFEGVYISGAVVANELGLPDIGLTTLTEVTNRSRQITRATSLPVLVDADTGFGEPMSAARTVSEFEDAGLAGCHFEDQVNPKRCGHLDGKEVVPTELMVRRITAAANERRDENFIICARTDAAGVESLDSAIERAKAYADAGADLIFTEALYSPADFEKFRAAVDTPLLANMTEFGKTELMSASQLQDLGYNAVIYPVTTLRIAMGAVEEALRDIGETGTQTGWLDRMQHRSRLYELVRYADYNAFDQDVFTYSADTYQPTFDTDK